From a single Campylobacter concisus genomic region:
- the hypA gene encoding hydrogenase maturation nickel metallochaperone HypA: MHELSIVQNLVSLCEKNAAKENAKEISKIEIKVGRLSGVEPHYLQSAFDVYKAGTICENAELVINLQGIVIECLDCRFGGELSENDFTCPKCKSQNLKVTDGEDMYLMRLEMK, translated from the coding sequence ATGCATGAGCTTAGTATCGTTCAAAATTTAGTCAGCCTTTGCGAGAAAAATGCCGCCAAAGAAAACGCAAAAGAGATAAGCAAGATCGAGATAAAAGTTGGCCGTTTAAGCGGAGTGGAGCCTCATTATTTGCAGAGCGCTTTTGATGTTTATAAGGCTGGTACGATCTGCGAAAATGCCGAACTTGTGATAAATTTACAAGGCATTGTTATTGAGTGTTTGGATTGTAGATTTGGCGGGGAGCTTAGCGAAAATGACTTTACTTGTCCAAAGTGTAAAAGTCAAAATTTAAAGGTGACTGACGGCGAAGATATGTATCTGATGCGCCTTGAGATGAAGTAA
- a CDS encoding NADP-dependent isocitrate dehydrogenase: MSDIIWTKTDEAPLFASYSLFPIVKSFLSRADISITRADISLAGRILSLFSKELGLNKSDELELLGELTSHKEANIIKLPNISATLVQLKAAIEELRSKGINVPFYPDEIITDYDEEVAKKYQKVLGSAVNPVLRQGNSDRRVLPPVKEFAKKHPHSNGSWDKANKTKICYMQKGDFYENERSIIANKDEKFYVNFISADGKKELLKELAIQSGEIVDATYLSVNELDKFYESCFDEAKKENLTLSLHLKCTMMKVSDPVIFAHAIKSYFKEVFTEYGEEFKAHGVEAKNGLKDMFSKILQLKNKDEILAKFDEILSKKAKIWALNENASNFDVPNDVIIDASVPALIRSSGKVKDRSGELNFSLCMIPDRTYARVYEACVADFKEHGALDVSKIGSVANVGLMAKKAEEYGSHDKTFIAKEDGEFVVFDEAGKSVFKIGVKKGDIFRMTQAKEDAINAWFELALKRGEISKDELIFWLDSSRAHDRNLIAKFERFKEKFASAGVKFEILNYEQATTKTLSLIRAGKNIISVTGNVLRDYLTDLFPIFELGGSSKMLSVVPLLAGGAMFETGAGGTAPTLVKELKEKNHLLWDSLGEFLALSASLEHLAFVKQKKEAKELSDALNRAVASYLDENKTPNATLDTRESHFYLALFWAREMAKSGGILSKIFENLADGLEKNESEILKELRQNDGASAEFGGYYLPDEVKANEAMRPSKILNQIIG, from the coding sequence ATGAGTGACATTATCTGGACCAAAACTGACGAAGCACCGCTATTTGCAAGCTACTCTCTCTTTCCTATCGTAAAGAGCTTTTTATCACGCGCTGACATTAGCATAACTAGGGCCGATATTAGCCTGGCTGGGAGAATTTTATCTCTTTTTAGCAAAGAGCTTGGACTAAATAAGTCCGATGAGCTGGAGCTTTTAGGCGAGCTGACCAGTCACAAAGAGGCAAATATCATAAAACTGCCAAACATCTCAGCCACGCTTGTTCAGCTAAAAGCAGCGATAGAGGAGCTTAGAAGCAAGGGCATAAATGTGCCTTTTTATCCAGATGAGATCATCACAGACTACGACGAAGAGGTTGCTAAAAAATACCAAAAAGTGCTTGGCAGCGCGGTAAATCCAGTGCTTAGGCAAGGAAACTCAGATAGAAGAGTCTTGCCACCGGTTAAAGAATTTGCCAAAAAACATCCACATAGCAACGGCAGCTGGGATAAGGCAAATAAGACAAAAATTTGCTACATGCAAAAGGGCGATTTTTATGAGAATGAGCGCTCAATTATCGCTAATAAAGATGAGAAATTTTATGTAAATTTCATAAGTGCGGATGGCAAAAAAGAGCTTTTAAAAGAGCTTGCTATCCAAAGTGGCGAAATAGTTGATGCTACATATTTAAGCGTAAACGAGCTAGATAAATTTTATGAAAGCTGCTTTGATGAGGCAAAAAAAGAGAATTTGACCTTGAGCTTGCATCTAAAATGCACGATGATGAAAGTTAGCGATCCAGTCATCTTTGCGCATGCGATAAAAAGCTATTTTAAAGAGGTTTTTACTGAATACGGCGAAGAATTTAAGGCTCACGGTGTGGAGGCTAAAAATGGCTTAAAAGATATGTTTTCTAAAATTTTGCAGCTTAAAAACAAAGATGAAATTTTGGCTAAATTTGATGAAATTTTGAGCAAAAAGGCAAAAATTTGGGCGTTAAATGAAAATGCCAGCAATTTTGACGTACCAAATGACGTCATAATAGACGCCTCCGTGCCAGCACTCATTAGAAGCTCTGGCAAGGTAAAAGATAGAAGCGGCGAGCTAAATTTCTCGCTTTGCATGATCCCAGATAGAACATACGCTAGGGTTTATGAGGCTTGCGTAGCGGACTTTAAGGAGCATGGCGCACTTGACGTGAGCAAGATCGGTAGCGTAGCAAACGTGGGGCTAATGGCTAAAAAGGCTGAGGAGTACGGCAGCCATGATAAGACCTTCATCGCAAAAGAGGACGGAGAATTTGTAGTTTTTGACGAAGCGGGCAAGAGCGTCTTTAAAATTGGCGTTAAAAAGGGCGACATTTTTAGGATGACTCAGGCTAAAGAAGACGCGATAAATGCGTGGTTTGAGCTTGCTTTAAAAAGAGGCGAGATATCAAAAGATGAGCTTATATTTTGGCTAGATAGTAGCCGTGCTCACGATAGAAATTTGATAGCTAAATTTGAAAGATTTAAAGAGAAATTTGCTAGCGCTGGCGTAAAATTTGAAATTTTAAACTACGAGCAAGCAACCACAAAAACGCTTAGCTTGATAAGAGCTGGCAAAAACATTATAAGCGTAACTGGTAACGTTTTAAGAGATTATTTAACCGATCTTTTCCCGATCTTTGAGCTAGGCGGCAGCTCAAAAATGCTCTCAGTTGTGCCGCTACTTGCTGGTGGAGCGATGTTTGAAACAGGTGCTGGCGGAACGGCCCCAACGCTTGTAAAAGAGCTAAAAGAGAAAAATCATCTACTTTGGGATAGCTTAGGTGAGTTTTTGGCGCTTAGTGCTTCGCTTGAACATCTAGCGTTTGTTAAGCAAAAAAAAGAGGCAAAAGAGCTAAGTGATGCGCTAAATAGAGCGGTTGCTAGCTATTTGGACGAAAATAAAACGCCAAATGCTACTCTTGATACTAGGGAGTCACACTTCTATCTGGCACTTTTTTGGGCAAGAGAGATGGCAAAAAGTGGCGGGATTTTAAGTAAAATTTTTGAAAATTTAGCAGACGGGCTAGAGAAAAATGAGAGCGAAATTTTAAAAGAGTTAAGACAAAATGATGGTGCAAGCGCGGAATTTGGCGGATATTATTTGCCAGATGAAGTAAAAGCAAATGAGGCCATGAGGCCAAGTAAAATTTTAAATCAAATAATAGGATGA
- a CDS encoding 2-oxoacid:acceptor oxidoreductase family protein, whose protein sequence is MKSQLRFVGVGGQGVILAGEILSAAKIKAGGYGVKASTYTSQVRGGPTKVDIILDEKEILYPYANEGEIDFMLATAQISYNAFKSGVKEGGAIVVEPNLVKVSDEDKKRWKIYEIPIISIAKDEVGNVITQSVVALGVAVAMSGCMDENLVCEEMLASVPAKVKEANAKAYELGLKYAKELLK, encoded by the coding sequence ATGAAGTCACAACTAAGATTTGTCGGCGTTGGCGGACAGGGCGTCATACTAGCTGGCGAGATCCTCTCAGCTGCCAAGATAAAAGCAGGCGGATATGGCGTCAAGGCCTCTACCTACACATCTCAGGTGCGTGGCGGTCCAACGAAGGTCGATATCATACTTGATGAGAAAGAAATTTTATACCCTTATGCAAACGAGGGCGAGATAGACTTTATGCTTGCTACCGCGCAGATAAGCTACAACGCCTTTAAAAGTGGCGTGAAAGAGGGCGGTGCGATCGTTGTTGAGCCAAATTTGGTAAAAGTGAGCGATGAGGATAAAAAGCGCTGGAAAATTTACGAAATTCCTATCATCTCTATCGCAAAAGACGAGGTTGGTAATGTCATCACTCAAAGCGTCGTAGCCCTTGGCGTAGCAGTGGCGATGAGTGGGTGCATGGATGAAAATTTAGTGTGTGAAGAGATGCTAGCAAGCGTGCCAGCTAAGGTCAAAGAAGCAAACGCAAAAGCTTACGAGCTAGGTCTAAAATACGCAAAAGAGCTTTTAAAATAA
- a CDS encoding malate dehydrogenase, with amino-acid sequence MKISIVGAGNVGASIAYALCMREVCDEIVLVDIFGDVARAKAIDLAQSSCVFNAKTTVCGGDDFMLIEGSDIVVVTAGSPRKEGQTREDLLLKNAVVVKQTAQNIAKFAPNAVIIVVTNPLDVMVWTAHKFSGFSKNKVIGMAGELDGARCRYELALLKDKDAKELKTKIIGAHNDEMIVSASNISENLNENELATLKKETSTGGAKIVKLLGTSAYYAPAAAVVKMCEAIIGKSDEILSASVLLDDELSCGRLVRLGREGLKEILELNINESEQEQLSKSEADIRKNIKFLKENLD; translated from the coding sequence ATGAAAATAAGTATAGTTGGAGCAGGAAACGTCGGTGCGAGCATAGCATATGCACTTTGTATGAGGGAAGTTTGCGATGAGATCGTACTTGTGGATATATTTGGTGACGTGGCACGTGCAAAAGCGATCGATCTAGCGCAGTCAAGTTGCGTATTTAACGCAAAAACTACCGTTTGCGGTGGCGATGACTTTATGCTAATAGAGGGCAGTGATATCGTAGTGGTAACTGCTGGAAGCCCAAGAAAAGAGGGTCAAACAAGAGAGGACTTACTTCTTAAAAACGCCGTTGTTGTAAAACAAACAGCTCAAAATATCGCAAAATTTGCACCAAATGCGGTGATAATTGTCGTGACAAATCCGCTTGATGTGATGGTCTGGACGGCTCATAAATTTAGTGGCTTTAGCAAAAATAAAGTGATCGGCATGGCTGGTGAGCTTGATGGGGCAAGATGCAGATATGAGCTAGCACTTCTAAAAGATAAGGATGCAAAAGAGCTAAAGACAAAGATAATTGGCGCTCACAACGACGAGATGATCGTATCTGCTAGCAACATTAGCGAAAATTTAAACGAAAATGAGCTTGCAACTCTTAAAAAAGAGACAAGTACAGGTGGTGCAAAGATCGTTAAGCTTCTTGGCACTTCAGCTTACTATGCACCAGCAGCTGCAGTTGTGAAGATGTGTGAAGCGATAATAGGCAAGAGTGATGAAATTTTAAGCGCTAGCGTACTTCTTGATGATGAGCTAAGTTGCGGCAGGCTAGTAAGGCTTGGACGTGAGGGCTTAAAAGAAATTTTAGAGCTAAATATAAATGAAAGTGAGCAAGAGCAGCTAAGTAAAAGCGAAGCTGATATTAGAAAAAACATTAAATTTTTAAAAGAAAATTTGGATTAG
- a CDS encoding 4Fe-4S dicluster domain-containing protein, with translation MIIKENVPVWVDESRCKACDVCVSYCPAGVLAMRLEPKAVLGKMIEVVYADSCIGCRDCELHCPDFAIYVAEKGFKFAKLTAESKERATAVKANKFAKLGESA, from the coding sequence ATGATAATAAAAGAAAATGTACCTGTTTGGGTCGATGAGAGCAGGTGTAAAGCCTGTGATGTCTGCGTGAGCTACTGCCCAGCTGGTGTGCTAGCGATGAGACTTGAGCCAAAAGCGGTGCTTGGTAAGATGATAGAGGTCGTCTATGCTGACTCATGCATAGGCTGTCGCGACTGCGAGCTTCACTGCCCTGATTTTGCCATTTATGTGGCTGAAAAAGGCTTTAAATTTGCAAAGCTAACCGCTGAGAGCAAAGAGCGAGCTACTGCCGTAAAGGCAAATAAATTTGCAAAGCTTGGAGAGAGCGCATGA
- a CDS encoding 2-oxoglutarate ferredoxin oxidoreductase subunit beta, whose amino-acid sequence MAFNYDKYLRTDKMPTLWCWGCGDGVILKALIRAIDTMGWDMNDVCVVSGIGCSGRFSGYLDCNTIHTTHGRAVAYATGVKMANPDKHVIVVTGDGDGLAIGGNHTIHGCRRNIGLNHILINNFIYALTNSQTSPTTPKGMWTVTAQYGNIDPSFDACKLATAAGASFVARGSVIEPEKLTKLFVEGFSHDGYSFFDVFSNCHINLGRKNKMGEAVKNLEWIKGRTTSKVKFDMLSDEEKEGIFPLGVLHKDEEKIEYTKAYDKVRRAAMSNEAINFEELA is encoded by the coding sequence ATGGCTTTTAATTATGATAAATATTTACGAACAGATAAAATGCCTACTCTTTGGTGCTGGGGCTGTGGCGATGGCGTCATACTAAAGGCGCTCATTCGCGCGATCGACACCATGGGCTGGGACATGAACGACGTTTGTGTAGTCTCAGGCATAGGCTGCTCTGGCCGTTTTAGTGGATATCTCGACTGCAATACCATCCACACAACTCACGGCAGAGCCGTAGCTTACGCAACTGGCGTAAAGATGGCAAATCCAGACAAGCACGTCATCGTAGTAACTGGCGATGGCGACGGACTGGCGATCGGGGGCAACCACACGATACACGGATGCCGCCGAAATATCGGGCTAAATCACATCCTAATAAACAACTTCATCTACGCGCTAACAAACTCTCAAACTAGCCCAACCACGCCAAAAGGTATGTGGACGGTCACAGCACAATACGGCAACATCGATCCTAGCTTTGACGCCTGTAAGCTCGCAACCGCCGCAGGTGCTAGCTTTGTCGCGCGTGGTAGCGTCATCGAGCCAGAGAAGCTTACAAAGCTCTTTGTAGAGGGCTTTAGCCACGATGGATACAGCTTTTTTGATGTATTTTCAAACTGCCATATAAATTTAGGTCGCAAGAACAAAATGGGCGAGGCGGTGAAAAATTTAGAGTGGATAAAGGGCCGCACGACTAGCAAGGTCAAATTCGACATGCTAAGTGACGAAGAGAAAGAGGGCATTTTCCCACTTGGTGTGCTTCACAAAGATGAAGAAAAGATCGAATACACCAAAGCTTACGACAAGGTAAGAAGGGCTGCAATGAGCAATGAAGCGATAAATTTTGAGGAGCTAGCATGA
- a CDS encoding 2-oxoglutarate synthase subunit alpha — MRELVSTGNALVARAAVECGCNFFGGYPITPSSEIAHELSVLLPKHGGTFIQMEDEIAGISVSLGASASGAKAMTASSGPGISLKAEQIGLGFIAEIPLVIVNVMRGGPSTGLPTRVAQGDILQAKNPTHGDVNMIVLAPSSLEECYTQTVRAFNLAARFMTPVMLLLDETIGHMQARVSLPEISELEIYKRREFNGEPKEYKPYEAAPDEPATLNPFFKGYHYHITGLHHGATGFPTEDGKIVEYSMNRLFNKINLHTDECEKYEEFMLDDAKICIIAFGSVALSAKQAILNLREKGLKVGLFKPLTLFPAPAKKLKEISNKFKKILVCELNLGQYSGEILKIILRDDFAKLLKANGRPISPSEIEAKIGEIYGF, encoded by the coding sequence ATGAGAGAGCTAGTATCAACTGGAAATGCCCTAGTAGCAAGGGCTGCTGTCGAGTGTGGCTGTAACTTCTTTGGCGGATATCCGATCACTCCAAGTAGCGAGATCGCCCACGAGCTAAGCGTGCTTTTGCCAAAACATGGCGGCACATTTATACAAATGGAAGATGAGATAGCTGGGATTTCAGTTTCTCTTGGCGCAAGTGCGAGTGGTGCTAAGGCGATGACTGCTAGCTCAGGACCTGGAATTTCACTAAAGGCTGAGCAAATAGGCCTTGGCTTTATAGCTGAGATACCACTTGTCATCGTAAACGTTATGCGCGGTGGCCCATCAACTGGCTTGCCAACCCGCGTCGCACAAGGCGATATCTTGCAGGCTAAAAACCCAACTCACGGCGATGTAAATATGATAGTGCTAGCGCCTAGCAGCCTAGAGGAGTGCTATACGCAGACAGTTCGAGCGTTTAACCTTGCAGCTAGGTTTATGACGCCAGTTATGCTGCTACTTGATGAGACGATAGGCCACATGCAAGCAAGGGTTAGTTTGCCAGAGATTAGCGAGCTAGAAATTTATAAAAGAAGAGAATTTAATGGCGAGCCAAAAGAGTATAAACCTTATGAGGCCGCACCAGATGAGCCAGCTACGCTAAATCCTTTCTTTAAAGGCTATCACTACCACATAACTGGGCTTCACCACGGCGCCACTGGCTTTCCAACAGAAGATGGCAAGATCGTTGAATATTCGATGAATAGGCTGTTTAATAAGATAAATTTACACACTGACGAGTGCGAAAAATATGAAGAGTTTATGCTTGATGACGCTAAAATTTGCATCATCGCCTTTGGTAGTGTGGCGCTTTCAGCTAAGCAAGCGATATTAAATTTACGCGAAAAAGGGCTAAAAGTAGGGCTATTTAAACCGCTCACACTATTCCCAGCTCCAGCTAAAAAGCTAAAAGAGATATCAAATAAATTTAAGAAAATTTTAGTCTGCGAGCTAAATTTAGGCCAGTATAGTGGCGAAATTTTAAAGATCATCTTAAGAGATGACTTTGCAAAACTGCTAAAAGCAAACGGCAGACCGATAAGCCCAAGCGAGATCGAGGCGAAGATAGGAGAAATTTATGGCTTTTAA
- a CDS encoding Plug domain-containing protein, producing the protein MSYKISVATCAALLMCSGFLSQVFAVQTTKLEGIEVNSVGDNISESGIDEGILSKRVAAGPLADKKVIDMPYQVNTISKEVLDNQGVQGFEDAVRYFPSASIQYRGGGDVGRPQTRGFQGSVVGNVLWDGFYSTSTTAIPMAMFESLQIQNGLAGSLYGGATPSGYFLYSRKCPVPLQNII; encoded by the coding sequence TTGAGTTACAAAATCTCAGTTGCAACATGTGCTGCACTTTTGATGTGCAGTGGTTTTTTAAGTCAAGTTTTTGCTGTGCAAACGACAAAACTTGAGGGTATCGAAGTAAATTCAGTCGGTGATAACATCAGCGAGAGTGGCATCGATGAAGGAATTTTAAGTAAAAGAGTAGCCGCTGGTCCTTTGGCTGATAAAAAAGTTATAGATATGCCTTATCAAGTAAATACAATCTCAAAAGAGGTTCTTGATAACCAAGGCGTTCAAGGTTTTGAAGATGCAGTTAGGTATTTTCCTTCAGCTTCTATTCAGTATCGCGGCGGTGGCGATGTTGGTCGTCCGCAAACCCGTGGTTTTCAAGGTTCAGTCGTAGGTAATGTTCTTTGGGACGGCTTTTACTCTACATCAACCACAGCTATACCTATGGCGATGTTTGAGAGTTTGCAGATCCAAAACGGCCTTGCTGGCTCGCTTTATGGTGGCGCCACGCCTTCTGGATATTTCCTCTACTCTCGTAAGTGCCCAGTTCCACTTCAAAATATCATCTAG
- a CDS encoding YhdP family protein, translated as MEQLYIKLDKKIIARAKQIRLPNFKKESKQKSSDERLLNLSKSVDFIDTIFQEISLENVQIGDDFKLKILFLDDIFFVDSPYLNVDIKFQNEQQDGIDLFSVRNLSFKDFNVSISGEGSANFDKNDYKFEGNFTSHELHGKLNFALKDTFLTYKAYDVEAGSIKNFIDELDRRIELNSEVKSWIYGYIVADDYELKEINGKADLAKNDFYLNDLNATANTKNLLVKFEKGLPAVNVGEANITLKNSKLKFDLISPIYKGKKLDGSSVVINNIFDEKSANLELLIKTKSIYDEAINEILKAYKIIVPVRQLSGKMDASLKILIKLDEKSLENFDEKSVIANGEFKLSDAVLEIAGSKFNTKNALVKLINTTNLSIDATGFGLEFFKANAKADINLQKSTGEIKGVIESFDLKEKNDEILAFKNEPFSAFLDFSKAGETLLKIEPFGLDMSFGSESKIATKNSKFFIESSPVLKQNGVHGFDELSIKSKDFTDLEIFAKEANFDLPFLDKNGSKYENDDLKILVSKAGVKVDSASKKLSLDIKEKAINVKTKDLNLLVLDDNKTSEQSTPLELLAKNGDIILRDLNKTLPFASFSAEKNGKSTSLNGLAKQGRVGYFNDEKSINLDATDISGEFINDLFGIKSFEGGKFRLKMLGENSKNFKAEVRFFDTFLKDYIFYQRLLSFLNSVPSLLSFKTPDFNDKGFTVKNGKILLTRNGDMIEFLAIEMIGTSADIGGRGMIDLKSKKINIDLELKLLKDASSIIDKIPLVNQIILGKDRSLSTVIAIRGTTDKPEYSTQILQDALLSPLKIIRNVIQAPFLIFE; from the coding sequence TTGGAGCAATTATATATAAAATTAGATAAAAAAATAATTGCAAGAGCAAAGCAGATAAGGCTTCCAAATTTTAAGAAAGAGAGCAAGCAAAAAAGCAGCGATGAGCGCCTTTTAAATCTTAGTAAAAGCGTAGATTTTATAGATACGATTTTTCAAGAAATTTCACTTGAAAATGTACAAATAGGCGATGATTTTAAACTAAAAATTCTATTTTTAGATGATATATTTTTTGTTGATAGCCCTTATTTAAATGTAGACATCAAATTCCAAAACGAACAGCAAGACGGAATAGATCTTTTTAGTGTTAGAAATTTAAGCTTTAAGGATTTTAACGTCAGCATTAGCGGCGAAGGGAGTGCAAATTTTGATAAAAATGACTATAAATTTGAGGGAAATTTCACTTCTCATGAGCTGCATGGTAAGCTAAATTTTGCTCTAAAAGATACATTTTTAACCTACAAAGCTTACGATGTCGAGGCTGGAAGCATTAAAAACTTCATTGATGAGCTTGACAGACGCATAGAGCTAAATAGTGAAGTTAAAAGCTGGATATATGGATACATCGTTGCTGATGATTACGAGCTAAAAGAGATAAATGGCAAGGCTGATCTAGCTAAAAATGACTTTTATCTAAATGATCTAAATGCCACCGCAAATACTAAAAATTTGCTCGTTAAATTTGAAAAAGGCTTGCCAGCCGTAAATGTAGGCGAGGCAAATATCACACTTAAAAACTCAAAGCTTAAATTTGATCTTATTTCGCCTATTTACAAGGGTAAAAAGCTTGATGGCTCAAGCGTTGTGATAAATAATATCTTTGATGAAAAAAGCGCAAATTTAGAGCTACTTATAAAGACAAAATCAATTTATGATGAAGCTATAAATGAGATATTAAAAGCTTATAAAATCATCGTGCCAGTAAGGCAGCTTAGCGGAAAAATGGATGCTAGCTTAAAAATTTTGATAAAGCTTGATGAGAAAAGCTTAGAAAATTTTGATGAAAAAAGCGTCATTGCAAATGGAGAATTTAAACTAAGTGACGCGGTTTTAGAAATAGCTGGAAGTAAATTTAATACCAAAAATGCTCTCGTAAAGCTCATAAATACGACAAATTTAAGCATCGATGCTACTGGCTTTGGGCTTGAGTTTTTTAAAGCAAATGCTAAGGCTGATATAAATTTACAAAAAAGTACTGGCGAGATAAAAGGCGTGATAGAAAGCTTTGATCTAAAAGAGAAAAATGATGAAATTTTAGCCTTTAAAAATGAGCCATTTAGCGCATTTTTAGACTTTAGCAAGGCTGGTGAAACTTTGCTTAAGATAGAGCCATTTGGGCTTGATATGAGCTTTGGCAGTGAAAGTAAAATAGCAACAAAAAATAGTAAATTTTTCATAGAGAGCTCGCCTGTTTTAAAGCAAAACGGCGTGCATGGTTTTGATGAGCTTAGCATAAAAAGCAAGGATTTTACTGATCTTGAAATTTTTGCCAAAGAGGCAAACTTTGATTTGCCGTTTTTAGATAAAAATGGCTCAAAGTATGAAAACGATGATCTTAAAATTTTAGTCTCAAAAGCTGGCGTGAAGGTAGATAGTGCAAGTAAAAAGCTAAGCCTAGACATAAAAGAAAAAGCCATAAACGTAAAAACTAAAGATCTAAATTTGCTAGTGCTTGACGATAACAAAACCAGCGAGCAAAGCACTCCGCTTGAGCTTTTAGCAAAAAATGGCGATATCATTTTAAGGGATCTAAACAAGACCTTGCCATTTGCTAGCTTTAGCGCCGAGAAAAATGGCAAAAGCACCTCACTAAATGGGCTAGCAAAACAAGGAAGAGTTGGCTATTTTAATGATGAAAAGAGTATAAATTTAGACGCAACCGACATAAGCGGAGAATTTATAAACGACCTTTTTGGTATCAAGAGCTTTGAAGGCGGTAAATTTCGCCTAAAAATGCTTGGAGAAAACTCGAAGAATTTCAAAGCTGAGGTGAGATTTTTTGATACTTTTTTAAAGGATTATATCTTTTATCAAAGGCTACTTAGCTTTTTAAACTCCGTTCCATCGCTTCTTAGCTTTAAAACACCTGACTTTAACGACAAGGGCTTTACTGTTAAAAATGGTAAAATTTTACTCACTAGAAATGGCGATATGATCGAGTTTTTGGCGATTGAAATGATAGGCACAAGCGCTGATATCGGCGGGCGTGGCATGATCGATCTAAAGAGCAAAAAGATAAATATCGACCTTGAGCTAAAGCTACTAAAAGATGCTAGCAGTATCATTGATAAAATTCCACTGGTAAATCAAATAATCCTTGGCAAGGACCGCTCGCTCTCAACCGTCATCGCCATACGTGGCACTACCGATAAGCCTGAGTACTCGACGCAGATCCTGCAAGACGCCTTGCTTTCGCCACTAAAGATAATAAGAAACGTGATTCAGGCTCCGTTTTTGATATTTGAGTAG
- the mltG gene encoding endolytic transglycosylase MltG, producing the protein MIKNFMKKPYLDIFFDIVAIIFLSIFVYLARPINTSKVVFIPKGSVGEIISYLANRNFNLSVIDKYAILFIGSPQSGWIEIGQDKISRVDFLKKLAKSKAALTEITLIPGETTIVFLNQIAAQLGLDPVKLNSEYNALAPVSDGFLMPNTYKIPIGISERHLAFYLVNSSRKAQSDISNKIFGEYNEKKWFKILTIASIIQKEAANDAEMPLVASVIYNRLNKGMRLQMDGTLNYGIYSHDVITAERIRSDMSEFNTYLNDGIPPSPVCCVSISAIKAAINPAKSDYLYFVLDKKAKKHIFSKTLSEHNQNIGK; encoded by the coding sequence ATGATAAAAAATTTTATGAAAAAGCCATATTTAGACATTTTTTTTGATATCGTAGCCATCATTTTCCTAAGTATTTTTGTCTATTTGGCACGCCCTATAAACACAAGCAAGGTCGTTTTTATACCAAAGGGAAGTGTGGGCGAGATTATATCTTATTTAGCTAATCGCAACTTTAACTTAAGCGTGATAGACAAGTACGCCATACTTTTTATCGGCTCTCCGCAATCTGGCTGGATAGAGATCGGCCAAGACAAAATTTCAAGGGTTGATTTTTTAAAAAAACTTGCAAAGTCAAAAGCGGCTTTAACCGAGATAACGCTAATACCAGGCGAAACAACTATCGTTTTTTTAAACCAGATCGCTGCCCAGCTAGGACTTGACCCAGTTAAGCTAAATAGCGAATATAACGCCCTTGCTCCAGTGAGTGATGGCTTTTTGATGCCAAATACATATAAAATTCCAATAGGCATCAGCGAAAGGCACCTTGCTTTTTATCTTGTAAATTCATCAAGAAAGGCTCAAAGCGATATCAGCAATAAAATTTTTGGCGAATACAATGAGAAAAAATGGTTTAAAATTTTAACGATCGCTTCGATCATCCAAAAAGAAGCGGCAAACGACGCTGAGATGCCACTTGTCGCCTCAGTAATTTATAACCGCCTAAATAAGGGCATGAGGCTGCAGATGGATGGCACACTAAACTATGGAATTTATTCGCACGATGTGATCACGGCTGAGCGCATAAGAAGTGATATGAGCGAGTTTAATACCTATCTAAACGACGGCATTCCGCCAAGTCCAGTCTGCTGCGTCTCGATAAGTGCGATCAAAGCGGCGATAAACCCTGCAAAGAGCGATTATTTATACTTTGTGCTTGACAAAAAGGCGAAAAAACACATTTTTTCAAAAACCTTAAGCGAGCACAACCAAAATATAGGAAAATAG